Within the Pseudomonadota bacterium genome, the region TCTCTTTGAGCCCGATGGCGGCTGGATCGATCCCGTGGCCTCCGCTGAAGATCTGCTCGAGGCGGCCCGAAATCGGGGCGTAACGGTCGAGTTCTCTCAGCAGGTCACCGAAATCAAGCGTGAAGGCGGCCGCGTTACGGGTGTGAAAACCGCTGGCGGTGAGGACATTGCCTGTCCGGTGGTGGTGAATGCAGCCGGCCCTTGGTGCACTCAGCTCAGCGAGGCTGCCGGCGTGACGGTTTCCTGGGATCTGGTGCCGACCCGGATTCAGGTGCTCTATCTCGATCGTGGCGATTCGCTTCCAGGGCATATCCCCGTGACGGCGGACGTCGCCGGCGGGATCTATTTTCGAACGCAAAACAACGGCCAGCAGCTTGTGGTCGGATCGGTTCGGGAAGAAGACGAGCGCGAGGCCGTCGATGACCCGGACCACTTCCAGACCATTCATGACGATGAGTTTGCCTACACCCAGCTGCACCTGCTGTCACATCGCCTGCCTGGGCTGCCTCAGCGCGGCCGGGTTCGAGGCTATTGCGGCCTCTACACGGTGAATCGAGATGATGTTCACCCGGTGCTTGGGGAAACGGAGCTCTCAGGTTTCTGGGTGGCCAACGGCTTCAGCGGGCACGGGTTCAAGATAGCCCCGGCCATCGGCGCGATGATGGCGGACGCTATCGATGGGCCGTTGACCGGCGGCGCAGACAGCTTTACCACAGCCGTACCGCTCCAAGCGTTCGGCGTTGGCCGCGATCCACTCATCCTCGAATCCAGATCGGTGCTTGCGTAGGAGAGAAGCATGGTAGACACACTCTTTGCAGTCTTGAGCCCGGAATACAGCGGCCTGCTGATCGCTGGCGTTTTGCTGGTGGTCTTTGTGCTGCTATTTCGGGTGTCGCGCGGCACGCTGAAGCGCACCTTGTTTGGAGTGCTTAGCCTCGGAAGTCTGGTCCTGGCAATCGGCTCGGTGACCCATCTGCTGCGCGTTGCTGCCGTCAAGCGCGACCATCCGCCGCCGGGTGAACTGTTTGATGTGGGCGGCTACCGCATGCACGTGCTGGCCGAGGGTCCGGACTCGGGCGGCCCACCTGTGGTTTGGCTCGGTGGCGGGCATGCCGGCGGTTTGGTCATGATGCATCTGCACGATCTGCTCAAAGAGCGGGCCCGATCGATTCTGGTGGACAGACCCGGCTCCGGTTGGAGTGAGGTGGGCCCCTTCCCGCGCACCACGGCGCTGGAGGTCGAAGAGGTTTTAGCCGCGCTGCGCGCTTCGGGCGAACCCGGCCCTTACATCTTTGCCGGACACTCCTTTGGCGGCCTGCTGTCGATCAACATT harbors:
- a CDS encoding FAD-dependent oxidoreductase, with the protein product MRTFDVVIVGAGIIGLSTAYQLGRRGRCRVLVLEKGRAVGAGSTGASSAVCRFRYSRDDMVALALDGISTYRDWQAFTELKAPRASFNHDGVLWLTGEDREFAPREAQRMSALGIAAEVLYDDDLAERFPAFSRRVRMPDLETGEDPGGEEGGVHLFEPDGGWIDPVASAEDLLEAARNRGVTVEFSQQVTEIKREGGRVTGVKTAGGEDIACPVVVNAAGPWCTQLSEAAGVTVSWDLVPTRIQVLYLDRGDSLPGHIPVTADVAGGIYFRTQNNGQQLVVGSVREEDEREAVDDPDHFQTIHDDEFAYTQLHLLSHRLPGLPQRGRVRGYCGLYTVNRDDVHPVLGETELSGFWVANGFSGHGFKIAPAIGAMMADAIDGPLTGGADSFTTAVPLQAFGVGRDPLILESRSVLA